A single genomic interval of Candidatus Thermoplasmatota archaeon harbors:
- a CDS encoding shikimate kinase, whose translation MLSNAVLGLGRARTFGAVSVVNAIATGKGASLGVDLPVDASVEVRRDGHIVIDVRRTWQGAQEGTASMPTALVRAAVLGTLEWAGRAELGAWVVTESRIPPSRGLKSSSAVANAVVLATLEALQMVGEARDEDVLGLGVAAARAAGVTLTGAYDDACASLLGGLCVTDNAAMQLVKRTDVRPDLVAVVHVPDREIRKADVAKLPYASIAPAAQAAWDAALAGDFERALTENGRAYAGLLGVDESPARAALEAGARCAGLSGTGPATAALAEPAAAKAVAKALSRFAGVVLETRVRNEPGGVVRRSS comes from the coding sequence ATGTTGTCGAACGCCGTGCTGGGCCTGGGCCGCGCGAGGACCTTTGGCGCCGTGAGCGTCGTCAACGCCATCGCGACGGGCAAGGGCGCAAGCCTCGGGGTGGACCTCCCGGTCGACGCGTCCGTCGAGGTGCGCCGCGACGGGCACATCGTGATCGACGTCCGGCGGACCTGGCAGGGTGCGCAGGAGGGAACCGCCTCCATGCCCACCGCCCTCGTGCGCGCGGCGGTCCTTGGCACGCTCGAATGGGCCGGGCGCGCGGAGCTTGGCGCCTGGGTCGTGACGGAGAGCCGAATCCCGCCCTCGCGCGGCCTAAAAAGCAGCTCGGCCGTGGCAAACGCCGTCGTGCTCGCGACGCTCGAAGCCCTCCAGATGGTCGGGGAGGCGCGCGACGAGGACGTGCTTGGACTGGGCGTCGCGGCCGCGCGCGCGGCCGGCGTGACCCTCACGGGCGCCTACGACGACGCCTGTGCCTCCCTCCTCGGGGGCCTCTGCGTCACGGACAACGCCGCCATGCAGCTTGTCAAGCGCACGGACGTGCGACCCGATCTCGTCGCCGTCGTCCACGTGCCCGACCGCGAGATCCGAAAGGCGGACGTGGCGAAGCTTCCCTACGCCTCCATCGCGCCTGCCGCCCAAGCCGCCTGGGACGCGGCCCTCGCGGGAGACTTCGAGCGCGCGCTCACGGAGAACGGCCGCGCCTACGCGGGCCTCCTTGGCGTCGACGAGTCGCCCGCGCGCGCGGCGCTCGAGGCCGGCGCCCGGTGCGCGGGCCTCTCCGGCACGGGTCCTGCCACGGCCGCGCTTGCGGAACCCGCCGCAGCAAAGGCGGTGGCCAAGGCCCTCTCGCGCTTCGCGGGGGTCGTGCTGGAGACGCGCGTGCGCAACGAACCGGGAGGTGTCGTCCGACGTTCGTCGTGA
- a CDS encoding 3-dehydroquinate synthase II: MTLAFVFVDPSMPEAGATLTRALEAGFSDFLVAGKEIPRDLLRLGRFESLALDGDRLLRSGVPVGTRIEIRSKSDEERAHARARSDEYVLVATSDWKVIPLENLVASFQGTRAKLLAEVGDAAEARVFLDTLEVGVHGVVLTSQKPAEIARLRELLDHRTVAPVRLEEATVVDVRPAGVGDRVCIDSCSLLSPAEGMLVGSASDALLLVASEASPSPYVASRPFRVNAGPVHAYVLLPRDRTKYLSELAAGDEVLAVDASGKARIVVVGRAKVERRPLLLVRARSGSREVATLLQNAETIRLVQPGGTVKSVVDLAPGDRVLLRTGGGAGRHFGMPVKETVSER; encoded by the coding sequence ATGACGCTGGCCTTCGTGTTCGTCGACCCCTCGATGCCCGAGGCCGGGGCGACCCTCACGCGCGCCCTCGAAGCCGGCTTCTCGGACTTCCTCGTCGCGGGCAAGGAGATTCCCCGGGACCTCCTGCGCCTGGGCCGCTTCGAATCGCTCGCACTGGACGGCGATCGTCTCCTGCGCTCCGGCGTCCCGGTGGGCACGCGCATCGAGATTAGGAGCAAGTCCGACGAGGAGCGAGCGCACGCACGCGCGCGCTCGGACGAATACGTCCTCGTGGCGACGTCCGACTGGAAAGTCATTCCCCTCGAGAACCTCGTCGCAAGCTTCCAGGGAACCCGCGCCAAGCTCCTTGCCGAGGTGGGCGACGCCGCGGAGGCGCGCGTGTTCCTCGACACGCTTGAGGTGGGCGTGCACGGCGTCGTGCTCACGAGCCAGAAACCCGCCGAGATCGCGCGGCTTCGGGAGCTTCTCGACCATCGAACGGTGGCGCCCGTGCGCCTCGAGGAAGCCACCGTGGTGGACGTTCGCCCCGCCGGCGTCGGAGACCGCGTGTGCATCGATTCGTGCTCGCTTCTCTCCCCCGCCGAAGGCATGCTCGTCGGATCGGCCTCGGACGCGCTCCTCCTTGTCGCAAGCGAAGCCTCCCCGTCCCCCTACGTCGCCTCGCGTCCCTTCCGCGTGAACGCGGGCCCCGTCCACGCGTACGTGCTCCTGCCGCGCGATCGGACGAAGTACCTCTCGGAGCTTGCAGCCGGCGACGAGGTCCTCGCCGTCGACGCGTCCGGCAAGGCCCGGATCGTCGTGGTCGGCCGTGCCAAAGTGGAGCGTCGGCCGCTGCTTCTCGTCCGCGCCCGATCGGGATCGCGCGAGGTCGCGACCCTCCTGCAGAACGCCGAGACGATCCGGCTCGTCCAGCCGGGCGGAACGGTGAAGAGCGTCGTCGACCTTGCCCCCGGGGACCGCGTGCTCCTGCGCACGGGCGGGGGCGCGGGCCGCCATTTCGGAATGCCCGTGAAGGAGACGGTGTCCGAACGATGA
- a CDS encoding type I 3-dehydroquinate dehydratase: protein MTRLVTSLLAKDADHAVALARTAPTDLVEIRLDTLPAIPDLRALRRALEKPAIATLRPARSGGRFEGTEDARRDALFSAIDGGFEFVDVEHDAGFVMEAAAKAAQARSRLVVSRHDPACASADEILAFLREASGLGVAKYAAPVASAADHAALIEASLAARDLDLAYAVMAVNDAALRLLAPALGMALSYAAHPDGPEAAPGQLPAPRALKLVPKISPRRPTGAARWFALLGDPVAHSLSPALHAAAFERLGLDAQYVALRVPEGGLDAAVTGLRSLGAAGFNVTTPHKRAIVPLLESLAAEARFAGAVNTVVADQGRLIGHNTDGRGAVAALREASVAIKGTRALVLGAGATATAVGLALRQAGAVVTVAARDEAKREALAKQLSCRAVPWDEGTLAKVVTESGLVFHATPVGRDGTATPLPGVAFSPEQVVFEANYGAISALVARARTDGATVLTGKDLLLHQGAIAFELFTGRKPPLTAMRAALGGA from the coding sequence ATGACCCGGCTTGTGACCTCGCTTTTGGCAAAGGACGCCGACCACGCCGTCGCGCTTGCGCGCACGGCGCCGACCGACCTCGTCGAGATCCGGCTCGACACGCTGCCGGCCATCCCCGACCTTCGCGCGCTGCGGCGGGCCTTGGAAAAGCCCGCCATCGCGACGCTTCGCCCGGCGCGATCGGGGGGACGGTTCGAGGGCACGGAGGACGCGCGGCGCGACGCGCTGTTTTCGGCCATCGACGGCGGTTTCGAGTTCGTCGACGTGGAGCACGATGCGGGGTTTGTCATGGAGGCCGCCGCCAAGGCCGCCCAAGCCCGCTCCCGCCTCGTCGTGAGCCGCCACGACCCCGCGTGCGCCTCCGCCGACGAGATCCTGGCCTTCCTGCGGGAAGCCTCGGGCCTTGGCGTCGCCAAGTACGCCGCGCCCGTCGCCTCGGCCGCCGACCACGCCGCCCTCATCGAGGCGAGCCTTGCCGCGCGCGACCTCGATCTCGCCTACGCGGTCATGGCCGTGAACGACGCCGCGCTTCGCCTGCTCGCCCCAGCGCTTGGCATGGCCTTGTCCTACGCCGCGCACCCGGACGGTCCGGAGGCTGCGCCCGGACAGCTTCCCGCGCCGCGGGCCCTCAAGCTCGTGCCCAAGATCTCGCCCCGTCGCCCCACCGGCGCCGCCCGGTGGTTTGCCCTCCTGGGCGACCCCGTCGCGCACTCGCTCTCCCCGGCGCTCCACGCGGCCGCCTTCGAGCGGCTGGGGCTCGACGCGCAGTACGTCGCCCTTCGCGTGCCAGAAGGAGGCCTCGACGCGGCCGTGACCGGCCTGCGATCGCTTGGTGCGGCGGGCTTCAACGTCACCACCCCGCACAAGCGTGCCATCGTTCCGCTGCTCGAGTCGCTGGCGGCCGAGGCCCGGTTCGCCGGCGCGGTCAACACGGTCGTTGCCGATCAGGGCCGACTGATTGGGCACAACACGGACGGGCGCGGCGCCGTGGCGGCGCTGCGGGAGGCGTCCGTGGCGATCAAGGGCACGCGCGCGCTCGTTCTTGGAGCCGGCGCCACGGCGACCGCCGTGGGTCTCGCTCTGCGCCAGGCCGGCGCCGTCGTCACGGTCGCGGCGCGCGACGAGGCCAAGCGCGAGGCGCTCGCCAAGCAGCTCTCCTGCCGCGCCGTGCCGTGGGACGAGGGCACACTGGCGAAGGTCGTGACGGAATCCGGGCTCGTCTTCCACGCCACCCCCGTCGGACGCGACGGGACGGCGACGCCGCTTCCGGGCGTCGCCTTCTCGCCCGAACAAGTCGTCTTCGAGGCGAACTACGGCGCGATCTCCGCCCTTGTCGCGCGCGCCCGAACCGACGGCGCCACCGTCCTCACCGGCAAGGACCTTCTCCTGCACCAAGGCGCGATCGCCTTCGAGCTCTTCACCGGACGCAAACCGCCGCTTACGGCCATGCGCGCGGCTCTGGGAGGCGCGTGA
- a CDS encoding 2-amino-3,7-dideoxy-D-threo-hept-6-ulosonate synthase, with product MPPFPFAPSPGKSFRIRRIADPATGRFVMIPMDHGVSNGPLEGLVDPAASASAADRGGATSVIVHKGLVPAVGASLRAAGLVVHLSASTALNPDPNDKRLVCTVDEAIALGADAISVHVNVGAPTESRMVEDLGAIARDCVRAGMPLLAMMYPRGHDIADPHDVKYVKHVARLGAELGADVVKCPYTGSIETFREVVQGCPVPVVISGGPKAGSDEAFLRMVADAMRAGAAGVSVGRNAFAHAKPEAMVRAIAEIVLKGASPADVRKLL from the coding sequence ATGCCGCCATTCCCATTCGCGCCGTCGCCCGGGAAGTCGTTCCGCATACGCCGGATCGCCGACCCGGCAACCGGCCGCTTCGTCATGATCCCCATGGACCACGGCGTCTCGAACGGCCCCCTCGAGGGCCTCGTGGACCCCGCCGCCTCGGCGTCGGCTGCCGATCGCGGCGGCGCCACGTCCGTGATCGTCCACAAGGGATTGGTTCCCGCCGTCGGCGCAAGCCTCCGCGCGGCCGGCCTTGTCGTCCATCTCTCCGCCAGCACGGCGCTCAACCCGGATCCCAACGACAAACGTCTCGTTTGCACGGTGGACGAGGCGATCGCGCTGGGCGCCGACGCCATCTCCGTCCACGTGAACGTCGGCGCTCCGACGGAGAGCCGGATGGTCGAGGATCTCGGCGCGATCGCGCGCGACTGCGTTCGCGCGGGCATGCCGCTTCTGGCCATGATGTACCCGCGCGGCCACGACATCGCCGATCCGCACGACGTGAAGTACGTGAAGCACGTCGCGCGCTTGGGCGCCGAGCTTGGGGCCGACGTCGTCAAGTGCCCCTACACCGGTTCCATTGAGACCTTCCGCGAAGTGGTCCAGGGGTGCCCCGTCCCCGTCGTCATCTCGGGCGGCCCCAAGGCCGGCAGCGACGAGGCTTTCCTCCGGATGGTCGCCGATGCCATGCGCGCGGGCGCAGCCGGCGTCTCCGTCGGCCGCAACGCGTTTGCCCACGCAAAGCCCGAGGCCATGGTGCGTGCGATCGCCGAGATCGTGCTCAAGGGCGCCTCGCCGGCCGACGTGCGAAAGCTCCTCTGA